A section of the Labrus mixtus chromosome 15, fLabMix1.1, whole genome shotgun sequence genome encodes:
- the arf3a gene encoding ADP-ribosylation factor 3a, giving the protein MGNIFGNLLKSLIGKKEMRILMVGLDAAGKTTILYKLKLGEIVTTIPTIGFNVETVEYKNISFTVWDVGGQDKIRPLWRHYFQNTQGLIFVVDSNDRERVNEAREELMRMLAEDELRDAVLLVFANKQDLPNAMNAAEITDKLGLHSLRHRNWYIQATCATSGDGLYEGLDWLANQLKNKK; this is encoded by the exons ATGGGAAACATCTTTGGCAACCTGTTGAAGAGCCTCATAGGCAAGAAGGAGATGAGGATCCTCATGGTGGGGCTCGATGCTGCAGGGAAAACCACCATCCTCTACAAGCTGAAGCTGGGAGAGATCGTCACCACCATCCCCACGATCG GCTTCAATGTAGAGACAGTGGAGTACAAGAACATCAGCTTCACCGTGTGGGATGTGGGTGGCCAGGATAAGATCCGGCCCCTGTGGCGTCACTACTTCCAGAACACCCAGG GATTGATATTTGTGGTGGATAGCAACGACCGTGAGCGTGTTAATGAAGCTCGGGAAGAACTGATGAGGATGCTGGCTGAGGACGAGCTGCGAGATGCTGTTCTTCTCGTCTTTGCAAACAAACAG gaCCTGCCTAATGCCATGAATGCTGCCGAAATCACTGACAAGCTGGGCTTGCACTCTCTACGCCACCGCAACTGGTACATCCAAGCCACCTGTGCCACCAGTGGCGACGGTCTCTACGAGGGCCTGGACTGGCTGGCCAACCAgctgaagaacaaaaaatga